Proteins encoded by one window of Rhodamnia argentea isolate NSW1041297 chromosome 6, ASM2092103v1, whole genome shotgun sequence:
- the LOC115728849 gene encoding DEAD-box ATP-dependent RNA helicase 46 isoform X3 codes for MATAESASTSLGPRYAPDDPTLPKPWKGLIDGSTGNLYYWNPETNVTQYEKPTALPPPLPEGPPPSATSAPQLASTPVAQAMQPNGLVAHQGQHMTQSPLGLHQQVLPGNQLPQQHVAFQQGSQTGQSAQPQVLPANYSALQQGGYIPHQLGMQLMQQHQQQMLPQAAQQVQQHHPQQLQQHQLGQQMPQQSGQQMSQIVVESVSQQAGQKMMQHQGSQMAHPQVHQFSHQHMQFMGYQQSPPQEQQSSQQQTQSSASGQSLQMQQEYRAAYPQREEVDFQLVNQVGFSPPQFQPGVASSAQNLPPRSNPGQIPHMGIHSGQVLPYGRLPVNMHQGSSINQFQPAGAGSYSQKHSPEFQNQMGAPMTHAQQPGVPPVGLRMGYEDNLRSRSGSEYHHNADKDGPTKSPQQPKLAAIPMARNPQAMTMGNLPFQNIAPGHGAGLHAPPGNVMPNMYNHAMGGPFANNAPKSPYGGPSDVSNLTPAEVYRQQHEVTATGDNVPAPFMTFEATGFPPEILREMHSAGFAFPTPIQAQTWPIALQSKDIVAIAKTGSGKTLGYLIPAFMLLRRKRNNAQKGPTVLVLAPTRELATQIQDETLKFGRSSRVSCTCLYGGAPKGPQLKELDRGADIVVATPGRLNDILEMKQIDLSQISLLVLDEADRMLDMGFEPQIRKIVNELPPRRQTLMYTATWPKEVRKIAGDLLVNPVQVNIGSVDELAANKSITQHVEVVPQMEKQRRLEQILRSQERGSKVIVFCSTKRLCDQLAWSIGRNFGAVAIHGDKSQGERDWALNQFRSGKSPILVATDVAARGLDIKDIRVVINYDFPTGIEDYVHRIGRTGRAGATGVSYTFFSEQDWKYAADLIKVLEGADQQVPPEVREVASRGGSGFGKDRGRGSRFDSSGGGRWDSGGRGGMGGGDFGGHGGMGGGNFGGRGGMRDGNFGGRGGIRDSGFGGRGGSRDGFGNRGGRGEFFPRRGRGPRGFGGPPGSGQVGWDRNDRGPNDRFDMDGRGGYARGRGRGRFGNRRELPDMGRGRSYSRSPDMVRTWGSRSRSRSRSRSWSRGRSRSWSRSRSRSRSRSRSYERNRRPRVSKFDQKEPDTSGFGASPALETSLAPPVMPSDTFSGIEPAGDLPLVADTMVVPPKTEADHSLAEP; via the exons ATGGCAACGGCGGAGTCAGCATCAACTTCCCTTGGTCCACGTTATGCCCCAGATGATCCAACTCTTCCTAAACCATGGAAGGGTTTGATTGATGGAAGCACTGGTAACTTGTATTATTGGAATCCTGAAACCAATGTTACTCAGTATGAGAAGCCAACTGCTTTGCCTCCTCCATTACCAGAAGGCCCACCTCCCTCTGCCACTTCTGCACCTCAGCTGGCTTCAACTCCAGTTGCCCAAGCAATGCAACCAAACGGCTTGGTGGCTCATCAGGGACAACATATGACACAATCTCCATTAGGGCTGCACCAGCAGGTCTTGCCCGGAAACCAGTTACCTCAACAGCATGTTGCTTTCCAGCAAGGATCTCAAACTGGCCAATCTGCACAGCCACAGGTTCTTCCGGCGAATTACTCTGCTCTGCAACAGGGAGGTTATATTCCACATCAATTGGGGATGCAGTTGATGCAGCAGCATCAGCAGCAAATGCTGCCCCAAGCGGCTCAGCAAGTGCAACAGCACCACCCTCAGCAATTGCAGCAGCACCAGCTGGGCCAGCAAATGCCCCAGCAGTCTGGACAACAAATGTCACAGATTGTTGTCGAGTCAGTGTCACAGCAGGCTGGTCAGAAAATGATGCAGCATCAAGGCTCTCAGATGGCTCATCCTCAAGTACATCAGTTTTCACACCAGCACATGCAATTTATGGGGTATCAGCAAAGTCCTCCTCAGGAGCAACAAAGTTCACAGCAACAAACCCAGAGTAGTGCATCAGGACAGTCACTTCAGATGCAACAAGAATACCGAGCAGCATATCCACAGAGGGAAGAAGTTGATTTTCAGCTGGTCAATCAAGTTGGATTTTCTCCTCCACAATTTCAACCTGGTGTTGCTTCATCTGCTCAAAACCTGCCTCCTCGATCGAACCCGGGGCAGATACCTCATATGGGCATCCATTCTGGTCAAGTTCTGCCATATGGTCGTCTTCCGGTGAATATGCATCAAGGAAGCTCCATTAATCAGTTCCAGCCAGCTGGGGCTGGCTCGTATAGTCAGAAACATAGTCCTGAGTTTCAGAACCAGATGGGTGCCCCTATGACACATGCGCAGCAGCCTGGTGTGCCTCCAGTTGGGTTGAGAATGGGTTATGAAGACAACTTACGCAGTAGATCTGGAAGTGAATATCACCATAACGCCGACAAGGATGGACCAACGAAGAGTCCGCAGCAGCCCAAACTTGCAGCAATACCCATGGCAAGAAATCCACAG GCAATGACAATGGGTAATTTGCCTTTCCAAAATATTGCTCCTGGACATGGTGCTGGATTGCATGCTCCACCTGGCAATGTGATGCCTAACATGTACAATCATGCTATGGGAGGTCCATTTGCAAATAATGCTCCTAAATCTCCTTATGGTGGACCTTCAGATGTTTCTAATCTTACACCTGCTGAAGTATATCGTCAACAGCATGAAGTTACTGCAACG GGTGATAATGTTCCGGCACCATTTATGACATTTGAAGCTACTGGATTTCCTCCAGAGATTCTGAGAGAG ATGCATTCTGCCGGTTTTGCTTTTCCCACACCTATACAGGCACAAACTTGGCCAATTGCACTGCAAAGCAAAGACATAGTGGCAATTGCTAAAACTGGTTCAGGAAAAACATTAGGGTATTTGATTCCTGCCTTCATGCTTCTTAGAAGGAAGCGTAACAATGCTCAGAAAGGCCCGACAGTGTTGGTTCTGGCCCCTACACGAGAGCTTGCTACTCAGATACAGGATGAGACACTCAAGTTTGGCCGTTCGTCCAGGGTTAGTTGCACG TGCTTGTATGGTGGAGCTCCGAAGGGACCTCAGCTGAAGGAATTAGATCGAGGAGCTGACATTGTGGTGGCTACTCCTGGGCGGCTAAATGATATCCTTGAAATGAAGCAGATAGACCTAAGCCAAATATCTCTCCTTGTGCTTGATGAGGCAGATCGCATGCTTGACATGGGATTTGAACCTCAGATCCGTAAGATTGTAAATGAGCTTCCACCTCGTAGACAAACTCTGATGTACACAGCAACATGGCCCAAAGAAGTGAGAAAGATAGCGGGTGATCTTCTTGTTAACCCTGTTCAGGTTAACATTGGCAGTGTGGACGAGCTTGCTGCTAACAAATCAATTACTCAG CACGTTGAAGTGGTACCCCAAATGGAAAAACAGCGGCGTCTGGAGCAGATCCTTCGTTCCCAAGAACGGGGTTCTAAGGTGATTGTATTCTGTTCTACGAAGAGGTTGTGTGATCAGCTTGCGTGGAGCATCGGACGTAATTTTGGAGCTGTTGCTATTCATGGAGACAAGTCTCAAGGCGAGAGAGACTGGGCTCTGAATCAGTTTCGGAGTGGAAAGAGCCCTATATTAGTTGCCACCGATGTTGCTGCCCGGGGCCTTGACATAAAAGATATAAG GGTAGTGATCAATTATGATTTCCCCACTGGAATTGAGGATTATGTCCACCGAATTGGGAGAACTGGGAGGGCTGGTGCAACTGGAGTGTCGTATACTTTCTTCTCTGAGCAGGACTGGAAATATGCAGCTGATTTGATAAAAGTCCTAGAAGGGGCAGACCAGCAAGTTCCCCCTGAGGTGAGAGAGGTGGCTTCTCGGGGTGGGTCTGGTTTTGGCAAAGACCGTGGAAGGGGCAGCCGTTTTGATTCTAGTGGTGGTGGACGTTGGGATTCAGGAGGTCGCGGTGGGATGGGTGGTGGTGATTTTGGTGGCCACGGTGGTATGGGTGGTGGCAACTTCGGTGGCCGTGGTGGTATGAGGGACGGGAACTTTGGTGGTCGGGGTGGAATAAGAGATAGTGGGTTTGGTGGACGTGGGGGAAGCCGGGATGGCTTCGGAAACCGTGGTGGAAGAGGCGAATTCTTTCCCAGGCGTGGTAGAGGACCCCGAGGATTTGGTGGACCGCCAGGGAGTGGTCAGGTTGGTTGGGATAGGAATGACCGTGGCCCAAATGATCGGTTTGATATGGATGGACGTGGTGGCTATGCACGTGGGCGTGGACGGGGGCGGTTTGGTAATAGAAGAGAGCTTCCAGATATGGGTAGAGGTAGAAGTTACAGTCGTAGCCCAGATATGGTTCGAACATGGGGCAGCCGGAGCCGCAGCAGAAGCCGTAGCAGAAGCTGGAGCCGTGGTCGCAGTAGGAGCTGGAGCAGGAGCAGGAGTCGCAGCCGAAGCCGCAG CCGCAGCTATGAGAGAAATAGGAGGCCTCGTGTTTCTAAATTTGATCAGAAAGAACCGGATACTTCAGGCTTTGGTGCCTCTCCTGCATTGGAAACTTCACTTGCACCGCCAGTTATGCCATCAGATACATTTTCAGGCATTGAGCCGGCTGGGGATCTGCCTTTGGTTGCTGATACGATGGTTGTGCCTCCTAAGACTGAGGCAGATCATTCACTGGCAGAGCCTTGA
- the LOC115728849 gene encoding DEAD-box ATP-dependent RNA helicase 46 isoform X2, producing MATAESASTSLGPRYAPDDPTLPKPWKGLIDGSTGNLYYWNPETNVTQYEKPTALPPPLPEGPPPSATSAPQLASTPVAQAMQPNGLVAHQGQHMTQSPLGLHQQVLPGNQLPQQHVAFQQGSQTGQSAQPQVLPANYSALQQGGYIPHQLGMQLMQQHQQQMLPQAAQQVQQHHPQQLQQHQLGQQMPQQSGQQMSQIVVESVSQQAGQKMMQHQGSQMAHPQVHQFSHQHMQFMGYQQSPPQEQQSSQQQTQSSASGQSLQMQQEYRAAYPQREEVDFQLVNQVGFSPPQFQPGVASSAQNLPPRSNPGQIPHMGIHSGQVLPYGRLPVNMHQGSSINQFQPAGAGSYSQKHSPEFQNQMGAPMTHAQQPGVPPVGLRMGYEDNLRSRSGSEYHHNADKDGPTKSPQQPKLAAIPMARNPQAMTMGNLPFQNIAPGHGAGLHAPPGNVMPNMYNHAMGGPFANNAPKSPYGGPSDVSNLTPAEVYRQQHEVTATGDNVPAPFMTFEATGFPPEILREMHSAGFAFPTPIQAQTWPIALQSKDIVAIAKTGSGKTLGYLIPAFMLLRRKRNNAQKGPTVLVLAPTRELATQIQDETLKFGRSSRVSCTCLYGGAPKGPQLKELDRGADIVVATPGRLNDILEMKQIDLSQISLLVLDEADRMLDMGFEPQIRKIVNELPPRRQTLMYTATWPKEVRKIAGDLLVNPVQVNIGSVDELAANKSITQHVEVVPQMEKQRRLEQILRSQERGSKVIVFCSTKRLCDQLAWSIGRNFGAVAIHGDKSQGERDWALNQFRSGKSPILVATDVAARGLDIKDIRVVINYDFPTGIEDYVHRIGRTGRAGATGVSYTFFSEQDWKYAADLIKVLEGADQQVPPEVREVASRGGSGFGKDRGRGSRFDSSGGGRWDSGGRGGMGGGDFGGHGGMGGGNFGGRGGMRDGNFGGRGGIRDSGFGGRGGSRDGFGNRGGRGEFFPRRGRGPRGFGGPPGSGQVGWDRNDRGPNDRFDMDGRGGYARGRGRGRFGNRRELPDMGRGRSYSRSPDMVRTWGSRSRSRSRSRSWSRGRSRSWSRSRSRRSRSRSRSRSYERNRRPRVSKFDQKEPDTSGFGASPALETSLAPPVMPSDTFSGIEPAGDLPLVADTMVVPPKTEADHSLAEP from the exons ATGGCAACGGCGGAGTCAGCATCAACTTCCCTTGGTCCACGTTATGCCCCAGATGATCCAACTCTTCCTAAACCATGGAAGGGTTTGATTGATGGAAGCACTGGTAACTTGTATTATTGGAATCCTGAAACCAATGTTACTCAGTATGAGAAGCCAACTGCTTTGCCTCCTCCATTACCAGAAGGCCCACCTCCCTCTGCCACTTCTGCACCTCAGCTGGCTTCAACTCCAGTTGCCCAAGCAATGCAACCAAACGGCTTGGTGGCTCATCAGGGACAACATATGACACAATCTCCATTAGGGCTGCACCAGCAGGTCTTGCCCGGAAACCAGTTACCTCAACAGCATGTTGCTTTCCAGCAAGGATCTCAAACTGGCCAATCTGCACAGCCACAGGTTCTTCCGGCGAATTACTCTGCTCTGCAACAGGGAGGTTATATTCCACATCAATTGGGGATGCAGTTGATGCAGCAGCATCAGCAGCAAATGCTGCCCCAAGCGGCTCAGCAAGTGCAACAGCACCACCCTCAGCAATTGCAGCAGCACCAGCTGGGCCAGCAAATGCCCCAGCAGTCTGGACAACAAATGTCACAGATTGTTGTCGAGTCAGTGTCACAGCAGGCTGGTCAGAAAATGATGCAGCATCAAGGCTCTCAGATGGCTCATCCTCAAGTACATCAGTTTTCACACCAGCACATGCAATTTATGGGGTATCAGCAAAGTCCTCCTCAGGAGCAACAAAGTTCACAGCAACAAACCCAGAGTAGTGCATCAGGACAGTCACTTCAGATGCAACAAGAATACCGAGCAGCATATCCACAGAGGGAAGAAGTTGATTTTCAGCTGGTCAATCAAGTTGGATTTTCTCCTCCACAATTTCAACCTGGTGTTGCTTCATCTGCTCAAAACCTGCCTCCTCGATCGAACCCGGGGCAGATACCTCATATGGGCATCCATTCTGGTCAAGTTCTGCCATATGGTCGTCTTCCGGTGAATATGCATCAAGGAAGCTCCATTAATCAGTTCCAGCCAGCTGGGGCTGGCTCGTATAGTCAGAAACATAGTCCTGAGTTTCAGAACCAGATGGGTGCCCCTATGACACATGCGCAGCAGCCTGGTGTGCCTCCAGTTGGGTTGAGAATGGGTTATGAAGACAACTTACGCAGTAGATCTGGAAGTGAATATCACCATAACGCCGACAAGGATGGACCAACGAAGAGTCCGCAGCAGCCCAAACTTGCAGCAATACCCATGGCAAGAAATCCACAG GCAATGACAATGGGTAATTTGCCTTTCCAAAATATTGCTCCTGGACATGGTGCTGGATTGCATGCTCCACCTGGCAATGTGATGCCTAACATGTACAATCATGCTATGGGAGGTCCATTTGCAAATAATGCTCCTAAATCTCCTTATGGTGGACCTTCAGATGTTTCTAATCTTACACCTGCTGAAGTATATCGTCAACAGCATGAAGTTACTGCAACG GGTGATAATGTTCCGGCACCATTTATGACATTTGAAGCTACTGGATTTCCTCCAGAGATTCTGAGAGAG ATGCATTCTGCCGGTTTTGCTTTTCCCACACCTATACAGGCACAAACTTGGCCAATTGCACTGCAAAGCAAAGACATAGTGGCAATTGCTAAAACTGGTTCAGGAAAAACATTAGGGTATTTGATTCCTGCCTTCATGCTTCTTAGAAGGAAGCGTAACAATGCTCAGAAAGGCCCGACAGTGTTGGTTCTGGCCCCTACACGAGAGCTTGCTACTCAGATACAGGATGAGACACTCAAGTTTGGCCGTTCGTCCAGGGTTAGTTGCACG TGCTTGTATGGTGGAGCTCCGAAGGGACCTCAGCTGAAGGAATTAGATCGAGGAGCTGACATTGTGGTGGCTACTCCTGGGCGGCTAAATGATATCCTTGAAATGAAGCAGATAGACCTAAGCCAAATATCTCTCCTTGTGCTTGATGAGGCAGATCGCATGCTTGACATGGGATTTGAACCTCAGATCCGTAAGATTGTAAATGAGCTTCCACCTCGTAGACAAACTCTGATGTACACAGCAACATGGCCCAAAGAAGTGAGAAAGATAGCGGGTGATCTTCTTGTTAACCCTGTTCAGGTTAACATTGGCAGTGTGGACGAGCTTGCTGCTAACAAATCAATTACTCAG CACGTTGAAGTGGTACCCCAAATGGAAAAACAGCGGCGTCTGGAGCAGATCCTTCGTTCCCAAGAACGGGGTTCTAAGGTGATTGTATTCTGTTCTACGAAGAGGTTGTGTGATCAGCTTGCGTGGAGCATCGGACGTAATTTTGGAGCTGTTGCTATTCATGGAGACAAGTCTCAAGGCGAGAGAGACTGGGCTCTGAATCAGTTTCGGAGTGGAAAGAGCCCTATATTAGTTGCCACCGATGTTGCTGCCCGGGGCCTTGACATAAAAGATATAAG GGTAGTGATCAATTATGATTTCCCCACTGGAATTGAGGATTATGTCCACCGAATTGGGAGAACTGGGAGGGCTGGTGCAACTGGAGTGTCGTATACTTTCTTCTCTGAGCAGGACTGGAAATATGCAGCTGATTTGATAAAAGTCCTAGAAGGGGCAGACCAGCAAGTTCCCCCTGAGGTGAGAGAGGTGGCTTCTCGGGGTGGGTCTGGTTTTGGCAAAGACCGTGGAAGGGGCAGCCGTTTTGATTCTAGTGGTGGTGGACGTTGGGATTCAGGAGGTCGCGGTGGGATGGGTGGTGGTGATTTTGGTGGCCACGGTGGTATGGGTGGTGGCAACTTCGGTGGCCGTGGTGGTATGAGGGACGGGAACTTTGGTGGTCGGGGTGGAATAAGAGATAGTGGGTTTGGTGGACGTGGGGGAAGCCGGGATGGCTTCGGAAACCGTGGTGGAAGAGGCGAATTCTTTCCCAGGCGTGGTAGAGGACCCCGAGGATTTGGTGGACCGCCAGGGAGTGGTCAGGTTGGTTGGGATAGGAATGACCGTGGCCCAAATGATCGGTTTGATATGGATGGACGTGGTGGCTATGCACGTGGGCGTGGACGGGGGCGGTTTGGTAATAGAAGAGAGCTTCCAGATATGGGTAGAGGTAGAAGTTACAGTCGTAGCCCAGATATGGTTCGAACATGGGGCAGCCGGAGCCGCAGCAGAAGCCGTAGCAGAAGCTGGAGCCGTGGTCGCAGTAGGAGCTGGAGCAGGAGCAGGAGTCGCAG GAGCAGGAGCCGGAGTCGCAGCCGCAGCTATGAGAGAAATAGGAGGCCTCGTGTTTCTAAATTTGATCAGAAAGAACCGGATACTTCAGGCTTTGGTGCCTCTCCTGCATTGGAAACTTCACTTGCACCGCCAGTTATGCCATCAGATACATTTTCAGGCATTGAGCCGGCTGGGGATCTGCCTTTGGTTGCTGATACGATGGTTGTGCCTCCTAAGACTGAGGCAGATCATTCACTGGCAGAGCCTTGA
- the LOC115728849 gene encoding DEAD-box ATP-dependent RNA helicase 46 isoform X1 produces the protein MATAESASTSLGPRYAPDDPTLPKPWKGLIDGSTGNLYYWNPETNVTQYEKPTALPPPLPEGPPPSATSAPQLASTPVAQAMQPNGLVAHQGQHMTQSPLGLHQQVLPGNQLPQQHVAFQQGSQTGQSAQPQVLPANYSALQQGGYIPHQLGMQLMQQHQQQMLPQAAQQVQQHHPQQLQQHQLGQQMPQQSGQQMSQIVVESVSQQAGQKMMQHQGSQMAHPQVHQFSHQHMQFMGYQQSPPQEQQSSQQQTQSSASGQSLQMQQEYRAAYPQREEVDFQLVNQVGFSPPQFQPGVASSAQNLPPRSNPGQIPHMGIHSGQVLPYGRLPVNMHQGSSINQFQPAGAGSYSQKHSPEFQNQMGAPMTHAQQPGVPPVGLRMGYEDNLRSRSGSEYHHNADKDGPTKSPQQPKLAAIPMARNPQAMTMGNLPFQNIAPGHGAGLHAPPGNVMPNMYNHAMGGPFANNAPKSPYGGPSDVSNLTPAEVYRQQHEVTATGDNVPAPFMTFEATGFPPEILREMHSAGFAFPTPIQAQTWPIALQSKDIVAIAKTGSGKTLGYLIPAFMLLRRKRNNAQKGPTVLVLAPTRELATQIQDETLKFGRSSRVSCTCLYGGAPKGPQLKELDRGADIVVATPGRLNDILEMKQIDLSQISLLVLDEADRMLDMGFEPQIRKIVNELPPRRQTLMYTATWPKEVRKIAGDLLVNPVQVNIGSVDELAANKSITQHVEVVPQMEKQRRLEQILRSQERGSKVIVFCSTKRLCDQLAWSIGRNFGAVAIHGDKSQGERDWALNQFRSGKSPILVATDVAARGLDIKDIRVVINYDFPTGIEDYVHRIGRTGRAGATGVSYTFFSEQDWKYAADLIKVLEGADQQVPPEVREVASRGGSGFGKDRGRGSRFDSSGGGRWDSGGRGGMGGGDFGGHGGMGGGNFGGRGGMRDGNFGGRGGIRDSGFGGRGGSRDGFGNRGGRGEFFPRRGRGPRGFGGPPGSGQVGWDRNDRGPNDRFDMDGRGGYARGRGRGRFGNRRELPDMGRGRSYSRSPDMVRTWGSRSRSRSRSRSWSRGRSRSWSRSRSRSRSRSWSRGRSRNSQSPSPSRSRSRSRSYERNRRPRVSKFDQKEPDTSGFGASPALETSLAPPVMPSDTFSGIEPAGDLPLVADTMVVPPKTEADHSLAEP, from the exons ATGGCAACGGCGGAGTCAGCATCAACTTCCCTTGGTCCACGTTATGCCCCAGATGATCCAACTCTTCCTAAACCATGGAAGGGTTTGATTGATGGAAGCACTGGTAACTTGTATTATTGGAATCCTGAAACCAATGTTACTCAGTATGAGAAGCCAACTGCTTTGCCTCCTCCATTACCAGAAGGCCCACCTCCCTCTGCCACTTCTGCACCTCAGCTGGCTTCAACTCCAGTTGCCCAAGCAATGCAACCAAACGGCTTGGTGGCTCATCAGGGACAACATATGACACAATCTCCATTAGGGCTGCACCAGCAGGTCTTGCCCGGAAACCAGTTACCTCAACAGCATGTTGCTTTCCAGCAAGGATCTCAAACTGGCCAATCTGCACAGCCACAGGTTCTTCCGGCGAATTACTCTGCTCTGCAACAGGGAGGTTATATTCCACATCAATTGGGGATGCAGTTGATGCAGCAGCATCAGCAGCAAATGCTGCCCCAAGCGGCTCAGCAAGTGCAACAGCACCACCCTCAGCAATTGCAGCAGCACCAGCTGGGCCAGCAAATGCCCCAGCAGTCTGGACAACAAATGTCACAGATTGTTGTCGAGTCAGTGTCACAGCAGGCTGGTCAGAAAATGATGCAGCATCAAGGCTCTCAGATGGCTCATCCTCAAGTACATCAGTTTTCACACCAGCACATGCAATTTATGGGGTATCAGCAAAGTCCTCCTCAGGAGCAACAAAGTTCACAGCAACAAACCCAGAGTAGTGCATCAGGACAGTCACTTCAGATGCAACAAGAATACCGAGCAGCATATCCACAGAGGGAAGAAGTTGATTTTCAGCTGGTCAATCAAGTTGGATTTTCTCCTCCACAATTTCAACCTGGTGTTGCTTCATCTGCTCAAAACCTGCCTCCTCGATCGAACCCGGGGCAGATACCTCATATGGGCATCCATTCTGGTCAAGTTCTGCCATATGGTCGTCTTCCGGTGAATATGCATCAAGGAAGCTCCATTAATCAGTTCCAGCCAGCTGGGGCTGGCTCGTATAGTCAGAAACATAGTCCTGAGTTTCAGAACCAGATGGGTGCCCCTATGACACATGCGCAGCAGCCTGGTGTGCCTCCAGTTGGGTTGAGAATGGGTTATGAAGACAACTTACGCAGTAGATCTGGAAGTGAATATCACCATAACGCCGACAAGGATGGACCAACGAAGAGTCCGCAGCAGCCCAAACTTGCAGCAATACCCATGGCAAGAAATCCACAG GCAATGACAATGGGTAATTTGCCTTTCCAAAATATTGCTCCTGGACATGGTGCTGGATTGCATGCTCCACCTGGCAATGTGATGCCTAACATGTACAATCATGCTATGGGAGGTCCATTTGCAAATAATGCTCCTAAATCTCCTTATGGTGGACCTTCAGATGTTTCTAATCTTACACCTGCTGAAGTATATCGTCAACAGCATGAAGTTACTGCAACG GGTGATAATGTTCCGGCACCATTTATGACATTTGAAGCTACTGGATTTCCTCCAGAGATTCTGAGAGAG ATGCATTCTGCCGGTTTTGCTTTTCCCACACCTATACAGGCACAAACTTGGCCAATTGCACTGCAAAGCAAAGACATAGTGGCAATTGCTAAAACTGGTTCAGGAAAAACATTAGGGTATTTGATTCCTGCCTTCATGCTTCTTAGAAGGAAGCGTAACAATGCTCAGAAAGGCCCGACAGTGTTGGTTCTGGCCCCTACACGAGAGCTTGCTACTCAGATACAGGATGAGACACTCAAGTTTGGCCGTTCGTCCAGGGTTAGTTGCACG TGCTTGTATGGTGGAGCTCCGAAGGGACCTCAGCTGAAGGAATTAGATCGAGGAGCTGACATTGTGGTGGCTACTCCTGGGCGGCTAAATGATATCCTTGAAATGAAGCAGATAGACCTAAGCCAAATATCTCTCCTTGTGCTTGATGAGGCAGATCGCATGCTTGACATGGGATTTGAACCTCAGATCCGTAAGATTGTAAATGAGCTTCCACCTCGTAGACAAACTCTGATGTACACAGCAACATGGCCCAAAGAAGTGAGAAAGATAGCGGGTGATCTTCTTGTTAACCCTGTTCAGGTTAACATTGGCAGTGTGGACGAGCTTGCTGCTAACAAATCAATTACTCAG CACGTTGAAGTGGTACCCCAAATGGAAAAACAGCGGCGTCTGGAGCAGATCCTTCGTTCCCAAGAACGGGGTTCTAAGGTGATTGTATTCTGTTCTACGAAGAGGTTGTGTGATCAGCTTGCGTGGAGCATCGGACGTAATTTTGGAGCTGTTGCTATTCATGGAGACAAGTCTCAAGGCGAGAGAGACTGGGCTCTGAATCAGTTTCGGAGTGGAAAGAGCCCTATATTAGTTGCCACCGATGTTGCTGCCCGGGGCCTTGACATAAAAGATATAAG GGTAGTGATCAATTATGATTTCCCCACTGGAATTGAGGATTATGTCCACCGAATTGGGAGAACTGGGAGGGCTGGTGCAACTGGAGTGTCGTATACTTTCTTCTCTGAGCAGGACTGGAAATATGCAGCTGATTTGATAAAAGTCCTAGAAGGGGCAGACCAGCAAGTTCCCCCTGAGGTGAGAGAGGTGGCTTCTCGGGGTGGGTCTGGTTTTGGCAAAGACCGTGGAAGGGGCAGCCGTTTTGATTCTAGTGGTGGTGGACGTTGGGATTCAGGAGGTCGCGGTGGGATGGGTGGTGGTGATTTTGGTGGCCACGGTGGTATGGGTGGTGGCAACTTCGGTGGCCGTGGTGGTATGAGGGACGGGAACTTTGGTGGTCGGGGTGGAATAAGAGATAGTGGGTTTGGTGGACGTGGGGGAAGCCGGGATGGCTTCGGAAACCGTGGTGGAAGAGGCGAATTCTTTCCCAGGCGTGGTAGAGGACCCCGAGGATTTGGTGGACCGCCAGGGAGTGGTCAGGTTGGTTGGGATAGGAATGACCGTGGCCCAAATGATCGGTTTGATATGGATGGACGTGGTGGCTATGCACGTGGGCGTGGACGGGGGCGGTTTGGTAATAGAAGAGAGCTTCCAGATATGGGTAGAGGTAGAAGTTACAGTCGTAGCCCAGATATGGTTCGAACATGGGGCAGCCGGAGCCGCAGCAGAAGCCGTAGCAGAAGCTGGAGCCGTGGTCGCAGTAGGAGCTGGAGCAGGAGCAGGAGTCGCAGCCGAAGCCGCAGTTGGTCTAGGGGGCGGAGCCGTAATAGCCAGAGCCCTAGCCCGAGCAGGAGCCGGAGTCGCAGCCGCAGCTATGAGAGAAATAGGAGGCCTCGTGTTTCTAAATTTGATCAGAAAGAACCGGATACTTCAGGCTTTGGTGCCTCTCCTGCATTGGAAACTTCACTTGCACCGCCAGTTATGCCATCAGATACATTTTCAGGCATTGAGCCGGCTGGGGATCTGCCTTTGGTTGCTGATACGATGGTTGTGCCTCCTAAGACTGAGGCAGATCATTCACTGGCAGAGCCTTGA
- the LOC115728854 gene encoding pectinesterase inhibitor, with amino-acid sequence MGSARIISSPLSCFMLLLLSINFSSSAILERTGSDRMVKDICSKTQDPVFCMQVLAYDPPTKGAALLRSLALFSLDLAQAGASEARIAIDARINSTGDPQLREAFIECSAAYGAAVSALRDADKLLVSGDYVSLRTRASGVAAQVEQCQTSLKLKQEARQDPIGVKNNDLKRICSIILAISNLLLALN; translated from the coding sequence aTGGGCTCTGCTCGGATCATTTCCTCCCCTCTTTCTTGCTTCATGCTCCTGCTTTTGTCCATCAATTTCTCATCCTCTGCAATTCTAGAAAGGACGGGCTCGGACCGTATGGTCAAAGATATCTGTTCCAAGACCCAAGACCCTGTCTTTTGCATGCAAGTTCTAGCATATGATCCTCCAACAAAGGGCGCAGCTCTTCTCAGGAGCCTTGCCCTGTTCTCTCTGGACTTAGCTCAGGCCGGCGCGAGTGAAGCCCGGATCGCGATCGACGCAAGGATCAACAGCACCGGCGACCCGCAGCTGAGGGAGGCATTCATCGAGTGCTCGGCTGCTTACGGCGCGGCCGTCTCCGCTCTGAGGGATGCGGACAAGCTCCTCGTCTCGGGGGATTACGTTAGCCTGAGGACTCGAGCTTCAGGCGTTGCGGCTCAAGTTGAGCAGTGCCAAACTTCCCTGAAGCTCAAGCAAGAAGCAAGACAAGACCCAATTGGTGTCAAGAACAACGACTTGAAGCGCATTTGCAGCATCATCCTAGCTATTTCTAATCTTTTGCTTGCTTTGAATTAG